The following proteins are encoded in a genomic region of Pikeienuella piscinae:
- a CDS encoding P1 family peptidase → MKTARELGLIRDGLATGPLNAITDVAGVTVGRSDLRGAGVVTGVTAVIPYPGDIFRLKPRAAVEIINGFGKSAGLMQVAELGMIETPILLTNTFGVAPCVQALIRRAVTANPAIGRETSTVNALVCECNDGRINDIQALAVTEADVFAALDAARGGAVAQGAVGAGSGMTAFGFKAGIGTASRRLAVGDEAHVLGALVLANFGLPGDLTLPDGRRPDPGGHTTAERGSVIVVLATDLPLGDRQLQRVARRAGAGVARLGAFWGNGSGDIALCFTTADPVEHEPPAPFAAQRRLSDGLIDIAFRAAVEATQEAALNALCMAPATPGRDGRLFPALADWLKENPVR, encoded by the coding sequence ATGAAGACGGCGCGCGAACTTGGATTGATCCGCGACGGGCTGGCGACCGGCCCCCTGAATGCGATCACCGATGTGGCGGGCGTGACCGTCGGGAGGAGCGATCTGCGCGGGGCGGGCGTCGTCACGGGCGTGACGGCGGTGATCCCCTATCCGGGCGACATCTTTCGGTTGAAGCCCCGCGCCGCCGTCGAGATCATCAACGGGTTCGGCAAATCCGCCGGGCTGATGCAGGTTGCGGAACTCGGCATGATCGAGACGCCGATCCTGCTGACCAATACGTTCGGCGTCGCGCCCTGCGTGCAGGCCCTGATCCGAAGGGCCGTGACGGCGAATCCCGCTATCGGTCGCGAGACCTCGACGGTCAACGCGCTGGTCTGCGAATGCAACGATGGGCGGATCAACGACATTCAGGCGCTCGCGGTCACGGAGGCCGACGTCTTCGCCGCGCTCGACGCGGCGCGCGGCGGGGCTGTGGCGCAGGGCGCCGTCGGGGCCGGCTCGGGCATGACAGCATTCGGGTTCAAGGCCGGAATCGGAACCGCCTCTCGGCGGCTCGCGGTCGGAGATGAAGCGCATGTCCTCGGCGCGCTCGTCCTGGCGAATTTCGGCTTGCCCGGCGATCTGACGCTGCCGGACGGACGCCGTCCCGATCCGGGCGGCCACACCACGGCGGAACGGGGCTCCGTCATCGTAGTTCTGGCCACGGACCTGCCGCTTGGCGATCGGCAGTTGCAGCGCGTCGCGCGGCGGGCGGGCGCCGGTGTTGCGCGGCTGGGCGCGTTCTGGGGCAACGGCAGCGGCGATATCGCGCTCTGCTTCACCACCGCCGATCCGGTTGAGCATGAGCCGCCTGCGCCTTTCGCGGCCCAGAGGCGCCTCTCGGACGGGTTGATCGATATCGCGTTCCGCGCCGCGGTTGAAGCGACGCAGGAGGCCGCGCTGAACGCATTGTGCATGGCGCCCGCGACACCCGGCCGCGACGGCCGGCTGTTTCCGGCGCTGGCGGACTGGCTCAAGGAGAACCCCGTCAGATGA
- a CDS encoding TauD/TfdA dioxygenase family protein translates to MTIRVRPSGGPLGADIEGVDLKALDSAGFAAVEAALHEHLVIIVRDQELEPADLVTFARRFGEPEPHVIDQFHHAADPNVLILSNRKDEQGENIGLADGGTYYHTDYSYLSTPARCTILHAIEIPEGEAGTTFADQRAAYEALPPDDRARLDPLIARHHYGNRDDLDKGSRTVASVLSADQDAKMAWERHPLVRRHPHTGRAALYAVSGSSFGIEGMDEAEGLDLLRRLARHSTSAAFTYQPHYRPGDIIVWDNASLLHSAPLISAEDPRTLWRVTVKEAGPTLPA, encoded by the coding sequence ATGACGATCCGCGTGCGTCCGTCGGGCGGCCCGCTCGGCGCCGATATCGAGGGCGTCGATCTCAAGGCGCTCGATTCCGCCGGTTTCGCGGCCGTCGAAGCCGCGCTGCACGAGCATCTCGTCATTATCGTGCGCGATCAGGAACTCGAACCGGCCGACCTTGTCACCTTCGCCCGCCGCTTCGGCGAACCCGAGCCGCATGTCATCGACCAGTTCCACCACGCGGCGGACCCCAACGTGCTGATCCTGTCGAATCGCAAAGATGAACAAGGCGAGAATATCGGACTGGCCGACGGCGGCACCTATTATCACACCGACTATTCCTACCTGTCGACGCCGGCGCGCTGCACGATCCTCCACGCGATCGAAATCCCCGAAGGCGAGGCCGGAACCACCTTCGCCGACCAGCGCGCCGCCTACGAGGCGCTGCCCCCGGACGACCGCGCCCGTCTCGATCCGCTCATCGCGCGTCACCATTACGGCAATCGCGACGATCTGGACAAAGGCTCGCGCACGGTCGCTTCCGTCCTGTCCGCCGATCAGGATGCGAAGATGGCGTGGGAGCGCCACCCCCTGGTGCGGCGTCACCCGCACACCGGCAGGGCCGCGCTCTACGCGGTGTCCGGTTCGTCCTTCGGCATCGAAGGCATGGACGAAGCGGAAGGGCTCGACCTTCTGCGCCGGCTCGCAAGGCACTCCACCAGCGCCGCCTTCACCTACCAGCCGCACTACCGCCCCGGAGACATCATCGTGTGGGACAACGCCTCGCTCCTCCACTCCGCGCCGCTGATCAGCGCCGAGGACCCGCGCACCCTCTGGCGCGTCACGGTGAAGGAGGCGGGCCCGACGCTCCCCGCCTGA